The Neobacillus sp. OS1-2 genome includes a window with the following:
- the pqqC gene encoding pyrroloquinoline-quinone synthase PqqC has translation MDQGNFLSLEKGLNETKEELWTRDEFTEQLKAVGSSSYHDKHPFHVAMHEGELTREQIRGWVANRYYYQISVPIKDAAILSRLPSRDMRREWIGRIIDHDGTQGEEGGIEAWLRLGEAVGLSREEVTQEVRVVPGVRFAVDAYVNFARTKPWIEAVASSLTELFSPDLMSKRIKILERLYPWIDRAGLEYFQNRLSQAPRDADSALKLVTTYCQTPKDQRLAVAALHFKCDVLWAQLDAIENAYPL, from the coding sequence TTGGATCAAGGTAATTTCCTTAGCCTAGAAAAGGGGTTAAATGAAACAAAGGAAGAACTATGGACGAGGGATGAATTCACAGAGCAATTAAAAGCTGTTGGGAGTTCCTCCTATCATGACAAACATCCATTTCATGTAGCGATGCATGAAGGAGAATTAACCAGAGAACAGATCCGCGGTTGGGTGGCTAACCGGTACTATTATCAAATATCAGTACCGATTAAAGATGCAGCTATTCTTTCTAGGCTGCCGTCAAGGGATATGCGCCGTGAATGGATTGGGCGGATCATTGACCATGACGGAACGCAAGGGGAAGAAGGTGGAATTGAAGCATGGCTTCGGCTTGGTGAAGCTGTGGGGTTATCCCGGGAAGAAGTAACGCAGGAAGTCAGAGTCGTTCCGGGTGTTCGATTTGCCGTTGATGCTTATGTAAACTTCGCGCGGACAAAACCGTGGATTGAAGCCGTCGCTTCCTCCCTAACCGAATTGTTTTCTCCTGATTTAATGTCAAAGAGAATAAAAATCCTTGAGCGGCTTTATCCATGGATTGACCGTGCAGGTCTGGAATATTTTCAAAATCGCCTTTCACAGGCGCCGCGTGATGCTGATTCAGCCCTTAAACTTGTGACTACCTATTGCCAAACTCCGAAAGATCAAAGGCTGGCTGTTGCCGCACTGCATTTCAAGTGTGATGTGTTGTGGGCCCAGCTTGATGCCATCGAAAACGCCTATCCTCTGTAA
- a CDS encoding PQQ-binding-like beta-propeller repeat protein, whose amino-acid sequence MKQFLKSLGLVLLASMVIVGCQSNNNKNNAKNKGETKESNQANQEDEKGFPNWGYDLQHTRHVPYKEITKDNVKKMGIAWQQDILDWNKDVPNLQEDFPVVHDGVMYVTSSKNHVFAIDAASGKKLWAWTPPKEVLDHINGLPWQSNVASRGVAVANGNVFVLMIDNRLAKLDAKNGKLLKMVNFWDHEPTITLENRYYESSAPMYYDGNVYVGSSGGDNGTRGFVWAFKADTLEPLWKEPFWTVPERGTSWAKGKYTGGGSVWTPMSFDPDTDMMYFAVGNPAPDFYDADRKGKNPYTDSITALDSKTGKFKWSSTQVDHDIWDYDAAATPMILNAKVGGKKQKVVVEGGKNGKWYAWDAKTGKTIYDGVPFVKIQHTDVPSDESKAVLQWPGTPGGESYAPETYDPETNYVLIPGINSPNLMVAAKDAEEIAKDNNTFPGTKILPLPKDVDVSGTITAIDMNTGKKVYQKNTDDPMYGGFTSTAAGLAFYGELDGNVNALDIKSGKVLWKMQSGGKQIKMAPSIYTVDGHEYVAVITGGTKVVVYGLGGKLKPEAINKNAKLQGEADVVIDPEKVYKRSCISCHGDNLQGATAPNLQHIGKTMSKEDILNQILNGGDRMPAGLAKGAEAEALADWLSKKK is encoded by the coding sequence ATGAAGCAATTTTTAAAGTCATTAGGTTTAGTTTTGCTAGCGAGTATGGTTATAGTTGGCTGTCAATCAAATAATAACAAGAATAATGCAAAAAACAAAGGGGAAACCAAGGAATCCAACCAGGCGAATCAGGAAGATGAGAAAGGATTCCCAAATTGGGGGTATGACCTTCAACATACCCGACATGTGCCCTATAAAGAGATTACAAAAGATAATGTAAAAAAAATGGGGATTGCATGGCAGCAGGATATATTAGATTGGAATAAGGATGTTCCAAATTTACAAGAAGATTTCCCTGTCGTTCACGATGGGGTCATGTATGTGACTAGTTCGAAAAACCATGTGTTTGCCATCGATGCCGCAAGTGGAAAGAAGCTTTGGGCATGGACTCCGCCCAAGGAGGTACTTGATCATATAAATGGTTTGCCATGGCAATCCAATGTGGCCAGTAGAGGGGTCGCAGTGGCCAATGGAAATGTATTTGTTTTGATGATCGATAATCGGCTGGCCAAACTGGATGCGAAGAACGGAAAACTGTTAAAAATGGTTAACTTTTGGGATCATGAACCTACTATCACGTTAGAAAACAGATATTATGAATCATCAGCTCCGATGTATTATGATGGCAACGTTTACGTTGGAAGCAGCGGCGGTGATAATGGTACAAGAGGTTTTGTTTGGGCGTTTAAAGCAGATACTCTGGAACCGCTATGGAAAGAGCCGTTTTGGACCGTTCCTGAAAGAGGAACGAGCTGGGCGAAAGGTAAATATACGGGCGGAGGTTCCGTATGGACGCCGATGTCGTTTGATCCAGATACTGATATGATGTATTTTGCAGTAGGGAATCCAGCACCGGACTTTTATGATGCAGATAGAAAAGGGAAAAATCCATATACCGACTCTATTACTGCTCTAGATAGTAAAACAGGGAAATTTAAGTGGTCATCCACTCAAGTAGACCATGATATATGGGATTATGACGCTGCCGCAACACCGATGATTCTCAATGCAAAGGTCGGTGGGAAAAAGCAAAAGGTTGTGGTTGAAGGCGGTAAGAATGGAAAGTGGTATGCGTGGGATGCAAAAACGGGGAAAACGATATATGATGGGGTACCTTTTGTAAAAATTCAACATACCGACGTACCAAGCGATGAGAGTAAAGCTGTACTTCAATGGCCAGGAACGCCTGGTGGAGAAAGTTATGCTCCAGAGACTTATGACCCTGAAACCAACTATGTGCTTATTCCAGGTATTAATAGTCCTAATTTAATGGTAGCAGCCAAAGATGCAGAAGAGATTGCAAAAGATAATAATACTTTCCCCGGAACAAAGATCCTTCCTTTGCCAAAGGATGTGGATGTTTCTGGTACCATCACAGCCATTGATATGAATACAGGGAAAAAAGTATATCAAAAGAATACTGACGATCCGATGTATGGTGGATTCACAAGCACTGCTGCCGGTCTTGCTTTCTACGGGGAATTGGATGGAAACGTAAATGCTCTTGATATTAAAAGCGGTAAAGTATTATGGAAGATGCAAAGTGGAGGAAAACAAATCAAAATGGCACCTTCCATATATACTGTTGATGGCCATGAATATGTTGCAGTCATTACTGGTGGTACGAAGGTTGTTGTTTATGGACTCGGAGGTAAATTAAAACCAGAAGCTATAAATAAAAATGCAAAATTACAAGGGGAAGCAGACGTGGTTATCGATCCGGAAAAGGTTTACAAAAGAAGTTGTATTTCCTGTCACGGGGATAATCTTCAAGGCGCAACAGCACCAAATCTTCAACACATAGGTAAAACGATGTCTAAAGAAGACATTTTGAATCAAATACTAAACGGTGGCGACCGCATGCCGGCTGGCCTAGCTAAAGGTGCAGAGGCAGAAGCACTAGCGGATTGGCTTTCCAAAAAGAAATGA
- a CDS encoding YkvA family protein, with the protein MKNEDSLLEREGSDMVKHPNKWKEFIQNIKQNIYILYLAYRHPKTPWYAKAFSLVIVAYALSPLDLIPDFIPVLGYLDEVILLPLGILGVFTLIPNLVLQECREMASRTPKMLRKNWAAAIVILLVWISLAATVLFKWVI; encoded by the coding sequence ATGAAAAACGAGGATAGTTTATTAGAGAGGGAAGGAAGCGACATGGTTAAGCATCCAAACAAATGGAAGGAATTCATACAAAATATTAAACAAAATATCTATATTCTGTATCTTGCATACCGTCATCCGAAAACACCATGGTATGCTAAAGCATTTTCATTAGTGATTGTTGCCTATGCGTTAAGCCCCCTAGACCTTATTCCAGATTTCATTCCCGTATTAGGTTATTTGGATGAAGTTATTCTGCTTCCCTTGGGGATATTAGGAGTATTCACTCTGATACCGAACCTAGTATTGCAAGAATGCAGGGAGATGGCCTCCCGAACGCCTAAAATGCTGCGGAAAAATTGGGCAGCAGCGATTGTTATTCTCCTCGTTTGGATTAGTCTCGCGGCCACGGTTCTTTTCAAATGGGTCATATAA
- a CDS encoding MFS transporter: MYGKNDEEGAGQIHPAAKKLMLVNAIRSIGQGMLVVDLSLYLAALSWSTAAIGSVLAAGGLLGVGLGPVIGIYSDRLGRKPFILFSELLTAGCAMIGILSTNTILLFIAITLSGFGKADAGSPSPCAPAEQAWLAAFIPKIERGKVYSLNNALSFFGMAAGAVLAGITAVWNHNFSGDSSYRPIFFFIFVLSFVTASIILTIQEGKIEKQPGYIKAESGNQEKRILREENSAVLKLAAINILNGIAIGLTGPMMSYWFSAKFGVSSIQIGGTLAVTFFATGVTSVIQARLSNKHGTIRSIVLVRFIASLLLILMPLLSSYALVSVLYIIRTALNRGTQGAQQALSVSLTRDMRRGFASSINIFSIRLPISIGPYFTGYLIGLGSLALPFYIASGLQFSFAYLYGKVFSSYEIRMKSHSSSG; the protein is encoded by the coding sequence GTGTATGGTAAGAACGATGAAGAAGGAGCCGGACAAATTCATCCGGCGGCTAAAAAACTTATGCTGGTCAATGCTATTCGAAGTATTGGACAAGGCATGCTAGTTGTTGATTTGTCTCTATACCTTGCTGCACTGAGTTGGAGCACAGCGGCGATTGGAAGTGTGCTTGCTGCCGGAGGTTTGCTAGGTGTAGGACTAGGCCCAGTCATAGGTATTTATAGCGATCGCCTGGGGAGAAAACCCTTTATCCTTTTTTCTGAACTATTAACAGCCGGATGTGCGATGATAGGGATATTATCTACAAATACTATTTTGTTATTTATTGCCATCACCCTTTCAGGTTTTGGGAAAGCGGACGCTGGTTCTCCGAGTCCTTGTGCCCCGGCGGAGCAGGCTTGGCTGGCGGCCTTTATCCCAAAAATAGAGCGTGGAAAGGTATATAGTCTGAATAATGCTCTTAGCTTTTTCGGAATGGCGGCAGGTGCAGTGCTGGCGGGAATCACAGCTGTATGGAATCATAACTTCTCAGGTGATTCTTCCTATCGCCCTATCTTCTTCTTTATCTTCGTTTTATCCTTTGTGACCGCATCAATTATTTTAACCATTCAGGAAGGAAAAATTGAGAAACAACCAGGATATATAAAAGCGGAGTCAGGAAATCAGGAAAAGAGAATCCTGCGCGAAGAAAATTCTGCGGTCTTAAAGCTCGCAGCCATAAACATCCTAAACGGGATTGCGATTGGGCTTACGGGTCCGATGATGTCTTATTGGTTTTCGGCTAAATTCGGGGTAAGCAGTATACAGATTGGAGGCACATTGGCTGTCACTTTTTTCGCGACAGGTGTTACCTCGGTCATACAAGCAAGATTATCCAACAAACACGGGACAATAAGGTCCATTGTGCTGGTTCGTTTCATTGCAAGCCTGCTTTTGATTTTGATGCCCTTACTATCGTCCTATGCATTAGTTTCGGTCTTGTATATTATACGAACGGCTTTAAACAGAGGTACACAAGGGGCACAGCAAGCGTTGAGTGTGAGTTTGACTCGTGACATGCGCCGTGGTTTCGCATCAAGCATCAATATCTTTTCAATAAGGCTGCCCATATCAATTGGGCCGTATTTCACCGGCTATCTTATTGGTTTGGGTTCACTGGCCCTGCCTTTTTATATTGCTTCCGGTTTACAATTCAGTTTTGCTTATTTATACGGAAAAGTCTTCAGCTCCTACGAAATTCGAATGAAATCCCATTCTTCATCGGGGTGA
- the pqqD gene encoding pyrroloquinoline quinone biosynthesis peptide chaperone PqqD: protein MESILADSIPRLAAKARLKFDKVREKNLLLLPEKVVVLNETAASILTLCDGRQTVNTITEKIRASLQAETETADPSALPDLQTMKADISEFLREMEDQGWVVIQKHGSVDNEE, encoded by the coding sequence GTGGAGTCAATTTTAGCTGACAGTATTCCAAGACTCGCAGCAAAGGCGCGATTAAAATTTGATAAAGTAAGGGAAAAGAATCTTCTTTTGTTACCGGAAAAGGTCGTGGTCTTGAACGAAACGGCTGCATCTATACTTACTTTATGTGACGGGAGACAGACGGTGAACACTATCACTGAAAAAATAAGGGCTTCCCTACAGGCAGAAACAGAAACTGCAGATCCAAGTGCTCTGCCGGATTTGCAAACGATGAAAGCAGATATTTCTGAGTTTCTCCGGGAAATGGAGGATCAGGGTTGGGTGGTGATCCAAAAACATGGTTCAGTCGATAACGAAGAATAA
- the pqqB gene encoding pyrroloquinoline quinone biosynthesis protein PqqB, translated as MKVLGAAAGGGFPQWNCACPNCHSVREGSDSHQPLLQSSLAVSANEKDWYLINAGPDVHRQIESFPALHPGPGIRETPLAGVILTDAEFDHTIGLLSLREGSCLTIYGTETVRKSLQSCFPVLPLLENYCSWEWQSLHPDHRKRIGPTGIGKEKTIVIETVPVSKKPPLYTRSNMEENDTGDCWEVGLVLHNESTGRSLAYFPTLERITPAIEACFQKADILMVDGTFWSETELVEMGATKRDARNMGHLPISGPSGIAEKLAKYSAKRKILIHINNSNPILNKDSMERRTLERLGFEIAYDGMGVEV; from the coding sequence ATTAAAGTCTTAGGAGCAGCGGCTGGTGGCGGCTTTCCGCAGTGGAACTGTGCATGTCCAAATTGCCATAGTGTCCGCGAAGGAAGCGATTCGCACCAGCCGTTATTACAATCATCGCTTGCTGTAAGTGCGAATGAAAAGGATTGGTATCTGATAAATGCGGGACCGGATGTTCACAGGCAGATTGAATCGTTTCCTGCCCTCCATCCGGGTCCGGGTATAAGAGAGACTCCGCTGGCTGGTGTTATTTTAACCGATGCCGAGTTCGACCATACGATTGGGTTATTGTCATTACGGGAGGGTTCTTGTTTAACCATCTATGGAACCGAAACTGTACGAAAGAGTTTGCAGTCGTGTTTTCCAGTGTTACCCCTACTGGAAAACTATTGTTCATGGGAATGGCAGTCTCTTCACCCTGATCATCGCAAGCGGATAGGACCTACTGGTATTGGAAAAGAGAAAACCATCGTCATCGAGACGGTCCCCGTTTCTAAAAAACCACCGCTTTATACCCGGTCAAATATGGAGGAGAATGACACCGGAGATTGTTGGGAGGTCGGGCTGGTTCTTCATAATGAGAGTACCGGCAGAAGCCTTGCATACTTTCCTACCTTAGAAAGGATCACCCCAGCTATCGAAGCATGCTTTCAGAAGGCGGATATCTTGATGGTTGACGGAACCTTTTGGTCAGAAACCGAATTGGTTGAGATGGGTGCAACCAAGCGCGATGCAAGAAATATGGGACATTTACCGATTAGCGGACCATCGGGCATTGCTGAAAAGCTAGCCAAATACTCAGCGAAGCGGAAAATTCTGATTCACATTAACAACAGCAACCCTATTCTAAATAAGGACTCAATGGAAAGGCGTACATTGGAACGGCTTGGTTTTGAGATTGCCTATGACGGTATGGGAGTGGAGGTGTGA